The Engystomops pustulosus chromosome 4, aEngPut4.maternal, whole genome shotgun sequence genome contains a region encoding:
- the GCK gene encoding hexokinase-4 isoform X2 produces the protein MDHLVHPDVEQMLCEFKLHEEDLQVLMERIQAEMERGLHLETNEEASVKMLPTYVRSTPDGSEVGDFLALDLGGTNFRVMLVKVGEDLDGQWRVETKHKMYSIPEDAMTGTAEMLFDYIAECISDYLDQQNMKHKKLPLGFTFSFPVRHEDIDKGILLNWTKGFKASGAEGNNVVGLLRDAIKRRGDFEMDVVAMVNDTVATMISCYYEDHRCEVGMIVGTGCNACYMEEMCNVELVEGEEGRMCVNTEWGAFGDTGELEDFRLEYDRVVDEGSLNPGQQLYEKMIGGKYMGELVRLVLMKMVNENLAFGGEASEKLKTRGSFETQFVSQIEGDSSDFKQTCNILKTLNLQSTLGDCHAVRLACESVSTRAAAMCGAGLAGVLNRMHKNRGDDILKITVGVDGSVYKLHPFFKERFHATVRKLTPRCDITFITSEEGSGRGAALISAVAYKMACLIGH, from the exons GTGGAGCAAATGTTGTGTGAGTTCAAGCTCCATGAGGAAGACTTGCAGGTCCTTATGGAGAGAATACAGGCAGAGATGGAACGAGGTTTGCACCTGGAGACGAATGAAGAGGCCAGCGTCAAAATGTTACCCACATACGTGCGATCCACACCGGATGGTTCTG AGGTTGGAGATTTTTTGGCCTTGGATCTCGGTGGCACCAATTTCCGAGTCATGCTGGTTAAAGTAGGAGAGGATCTAGATGGACAGTGGAGAGTAGAGACCAAGCATAAGATGTACTCGATCCCTGAGGACGCCATGACAGGAACTGCAGAGATG CTGTTCGATTACATAGCGGAATGTATATCGGATTATCTGGACCAACAGAACATGAAACACAAGAAACTACCCCTGGGATTTACCTTCTCTTTCCCAGTCCGACATGAGGATATCGACAAG GGGATCCTTCTGAACTGGACCAAAGGATTTAAAGCTTCTGGAGCTGAGGGAAACAATGTGGTTGGACTACTTAGAGATGCCATCAAGAGACGAGGG GATTTTGAGATGGACGTAGTGGCTATGGTGAATGACACTGTCGCTACAATGATCTCTTGTTACTATGAAGATCACCGATGTGAAGTTGGAATGATAGTAG GCACTGGGTGCAATGCTTGTTACATGGAGGAGATGTGCAATGTGGAGCTGGTGGAAGGAGAAGAGGGCCGCATGTGTGTCAACACCGAGTGGGGAGCGTTTGGGGACACAGGTGAACTAGAAGACTTCCGTCTGGAATATGATCGAGTTGTGGATGAGGGCTCCCTAAATCCTGGTCAGCAACT CTATGAGAAAATGATTGGAGGAAAGTACATGGGAGAACTTGTCAGACTGGTCCTGATGAAGATGGTGAATGAGAATCTGGCGTTTGGAGGAGAAGCTTCTGAAAAACTGAAGACAAGAGgaagttttgaaacacaatttgtGTCACAGATAGAAGG AGACTCGTCAGATTTTAAACAAACATGCAACATCTTGAAGACACTGAATCTTCAGTCGACACTGGGTGACTGTCATGCAGTGCGTTTGGCATGTGAAAGTGTCTCTACACGAGCAGCTGCCATGTGTGGAGCTGGACTTGCTGGAGTACTCAACCGCATGCATAAAAATCGGGGAGATGACATCCTGAAGATCACAGTTGGAGTGGATGGGTCTGTCTACAAGCTACACCCTTT CTTCAAGGAAAGGTTCCATGCAACAGTTCGCAAGCTGACACCgagatgtgacatcacctttattacatctgaagaaggcagtGGACGTGGGGCTGCCCTAATCTCAGCGGTAGCATACAAGATGGCTTGCCTTATTGGTCACTAG
- the MYL7 gene encoding myosin regulatory light chain 2, atrial isoform isoform X1, with translation MASRKAHGKAAAKRAQRGSSNVFSMFEQSQIQEFKEAFSCIDQNRDGIITKSDLKETYMQLGKLNVKDEELEEMLKEGKGPINFTVFLSLFGEKLNGTDPEDSILGAFKLLDPNGTGNVHKDELKHLLMTQADKFTADEVEQMFAVTPIDVAGNIDYKSLCYIITHGDEKEES, from the exons ATG GCCAGCAGGAAAGCCCACGGCAAGGCTGCAGCTAAGCGTGCCCAGAGAGGCTCCTCCAATGTCTTCTCCATGTTCGAGCAGTCACAGATCCAGGAATTTAAAGAG gcCTTTAGCTGTATAGACCAGAACCGTGATGGGATTATAACCAAGTCTGACCTCAAAGAGACCTACATGCAGCTAG GTAAATTGAATGTGAAGGATGAGGAACTTGAAGAAATGTTAAAGGAAGGAAAAGGTCCCATTAACTTCACCGTGTTCCTGTCACTGTTTGGAGAGAAGCTCAATG GTACAGACCCCGAGGACTCCATACTCGGTGCTTTCAAACTTTTGGACCCCAATGGAACTGGAAATGTCCACAAAGATGA GTTAAAACATCTACTGATGACACAAGCGGACAAATTCACAGCTGATGAG GTGGAACAAATGTTTGCTGTGACCCCAATTGATGTGGCTGGGAATATTGACTACAAGTCTCTGTGCTACATCATCACACATGGAGATGAGAAGGAAGAGTCATGA
- the GCK gene encoding hexokinase-4 isoform X1 yields the protein MCVPAEWLPPVEDAALQSGSGRKVEQMLCEFKLHEEDLQVLMERIQAEMERGLHLETNEEASVKMLPTYVRSTPDGSEVGDFLALDLGGTNFRVMLVKVGEDLDGQWRVETKHKMYSIPEDAMTGTAEMLFDYIAECISDYLDQQNMKHKKLPLGFTFSFPVRHEDIDKGILLNWTKGFKASGAEGNNVVGLLRDAIKRRGDFEMDVVAMVNDTVATMISCYYEDHRCEVGMIVGTGCNACYMEEMCNVELVEGEEGRMCVNTEWGAFGDTGELEDFRLEYDRVVDEGSLNPGQQLYEKMIGGKYMGELVRLVLMKMVNENLAFGGEASEKLKTRGSFETQFVSQIEGDSSDFKQTCNILKTLNLQSTLGDCHAVRLACESVSTRAAAMCGAGLAGVLNRMHKNRGDDILKITVGVDGSVYKLHPFFKERFHATVRKLTPRCDITFITSEEGSGRGAALISAVAYKMACLIGH from the exons GTGGAGCAAATGTTGTGTGAGTTCAAGCTCCATGAGGAAGACTTGCAGGTCCTTATGGAGAGAATACAGGCAGAGATGGAACGAGGTTTGCACCTGGAGACGAATGAAGAGGCCAGCGTCAAAATGTTACCCACATACGTGCGATCCACACCGGATGGTTCTG AGGTTGGAGATTTTTTGGCCTTGGATCTCGGTGGCACCAATTTCCGAGTCATGCTGGTTAAAGTAGGAGAGGATCTAGATGGACAGTGGAGAGTAGAGACCAAGCATAAGATGTACTCGATCCCTGAGGACGCCATGACAGGAACTGCAGAGATG CTGTTCGATTACATAGCGGAATGTATATCGGATTATCTGGACCAACAGAACATGAAACACAAGAAACTACCCCTGGGATTTACCTTCTCTTTCCCAGTCCGACATGAGGATATCGACAAG GGGATCCTTCTGAACTGGACCAAAGGATTTAAAGCTTCTGGAGCTGAGGGAAACAATGTGGTTGGACTACTTAGAGATGCCATCAAGAGACGAGGG GATTTTGAGATGGACGTAGTGGCTATGGTGAATGACACTGTCGCTACAATGATCTCTTGTTACTATGAAGATCACCGATGTGAAGTTGGAATGATAGTAG GCACTGGGTGCAATGCTTGTTACATGGAGGAGATGTGCAATGTGGAGCTGGTGGAAGGAGAAGAGGGCCGCATGTGTGTCAACACCGAGTGGGGAGCGTTTGGGGACACAGGTGAACTAGAAGACTTCCGTCTGGAATATGATCGAGTTGTGGATGAGGGCTCCCTAAATCCTGGTCAGCAACT CTATGAGAAAATGATTGGAGGAAAGTACATGGGAGAACTTGTCAGACTGGTCCTGATGAAGATGGTGAATGAGAATCTGGCGTTTGGAGGAGAAGCTTCTGAAAAACTGAAGACAAGAGgaagttttgaaacacaatttgtGTCACAGATAGAAGG AGACTCGTCAGATTTTAAACAAACATGCAACATCTTGAAGACACTGAATCTTCAGTCGACACTGGGTGACTGTCATGCAGTGCGTTTGGCATGTGAAAGTGTCTCTACACGAGCAGCTGCCATGTGTGGAGCTGGACTTGCTGGAGTACTCAACCGCATGCATAAAAATCGGGGAGATGACATCCTGAAGATCACAGTTGGAGTGGATGGGTCTGTCTACAAGCTACACCCTTT CTTCAAGGAAAGGTTCCATGCAACAGTTCGCAAGCTGACACCgagatgtgacatcacctttattacatctgaagaaggcagtGGACGTGGGGCTGCCCTAATCTCAGCGGTAGCATACAAGATGGCTTGCCTTATTGGTCACTAG
- the MYL7 gene encoding myosin regulatory light chain 2, atrial isoform isoform X2, producing MFEQSQIQEFKEAFSCIDQNRDGIITKSDLKETYMQLGKLNVKDEELEEMLKEGKGPINFTVFLSLFGEKLNGTDPEDSILGAFKLLDPNGTGNVHKDELKHLLMTQADKFTADEVEQMFAVTPIDVAGNIDYKSLCYIITHGDEKEES from the exons ATGTTCGAGCAGTCACAGATCCAGGAATTTAAAGAG gcCTTTAGCTGTATAGACCAGAACCGTGATGGGATTATAACCAAGTCTGACCTCAAAGAGACCTACATGCAGCTAG GTAAATTGAATGTGAAGGATGAGGAACTTGAAGAAATGTTAAAGGAAGGAAAAGGTCCCATTAACTTCACCGTGTTCCTGTCACTGTTTGGAGAGAAGCTCAATG GTACAGACCCCGAGGACTCCATACTCGGTGCTTTCAAACTTTTGGACCCCAATGGAACTGGAAATGTCCACAAAGATGA GTTAAAACATCTACTGATGACACAAGCGGACAAATTCACAGCTGATGAG GTGGAACAAATGTTTGCTGTGACCCCAATTGATGTGGCTGGGAATATTGACTACAAGTCTCTGTGCTACATCATCACACATGGAGATGAGAAGGAAGAGTCATGA